The DNA sequence AGTGCAATCTTATTTTGATACAAATCAATCATGGAGTAAATAATTTGTGTCAAATATATCATGTGTTTTGTGTTATATGGACCCATGTATAGGATGTAAGGTAAGCCATATATGTCTCATAGATAAAGACATGTTTTGCGTCATTATGTAATACCATGCCTCATAGATGGACGTATGACTTGCCTATACCTTCAGCCAAATCGTGCAAGGAACTTGTCCTTCCAATGCGTctgactaaaacagttgtaagaTAAGCCTATAAACTTTGTCAAGACAGTGAATTcataaaacagaaaatacatttgtattcaGACCAATAGTGTAGAGATTTCAGAGAATTAAAATACACTGAGAATCATATTTTCTGGAATGTTTTGTGCACTAAAACAAGACATTTTAACAGGATCAGCACTTTTGTAAAATCAAGCAAACTCCCCTTCTTAATGGATGCTATTTGTGAAGCACATGAGGGTATATAACCTATAGCTAATGTGGCTATGCTGTAGAGTTTAACCACTATTCTTGTAGAAATTCTTTCTAAACTTGCAATGGATATGGATCTTTGTGGTATTAATTATAAGAACATTTATAGGATCTTGCTCTTCTCATGTTTTCTCCTTTGCAGTGGTTGAGTATGCCAAAGATTGTAGAGCTTGGTCTGAGCAGAAAGATTTTACTCGGAGAGCCACAGAAGTATGAACTTGGTCGTATCttcaatttcaagaaattctCAGACCTGTCTGAATTTGTTCAAGTGAGAGGGAAGAAGGGCATCGAGTGTTTTTTTCCAGTTACTTTGGAAACTAAAGATGGCATAATGACAGTACTTCCAGGTTAGTTGTATCCATAGCTGCACACACATTTGAACTTTATAATAGCACACGACATGACACACGTCAAATGTTAGCAGCTACCTGCTAGATATATGTGAATCAAAGTAAGACTTTCATGGCCTCAATGTAATAAGGCTGTGATGATCTAAAAGAATACAATGTTATTAACAACTTTTCCTTGGACTTTACCAGTACGGCACCTAAAATCAAACATGGATGTAACTGAAACCGGTATATCTCTTGACAAATAATGCACAATATGCAAAAGTTTACACTAATctgaacaaatatcaaaatacagtGTTCCTACCAACATATGTACcaatatcaaacatcaaagtACAATAGCTCGTATCAAATTGAatgggaaaaaattgaaattcatgaTAAATcataatattaatttttcttAATTGCGCAAGCTATTGTATACTATAAGGTTCCAATCTCTTCTACGTAATCATCCAAACAttccaaataacaaagctggtCATATTTGTTGAAGAAACTTTTGAATTATATGCTCCACAAATTTGGTCTTTGTGGACGAATTGACAGACTGACACACTTACAGACTGACAGAGTGATGACGTTGGCTCGCTAGTGTGCCCTCAGCACATGGGGTGGGGTGGGGAGCAAATTGTGATACATTACTTCAAAGTTATGTGCAGTTACTTATTACACGATAATACTGGTATCCGTTTTCATGAACTTAATTTCACTTGTTAACAGTGTATATCTTTTGCTCCGCCTTCCTCCCTCACAGATTTTCTACACGTACAGTGTGTGGAAACATTGCATTTCAATGAAGAGACTAATAGCCAACGTACAGCATATCTTGATCAAACAAGAGGGGCTAgtatctgtaattttgtgtgatttttagaACTCTTTTGGCTTATATGTCACAGATACTTCTTGtattttaaagtggcactcacacttgtaacatttttaaagcacattttttaatgccaacggtcgataaaaaatgtgttttaaaaatgtaacaaagtgggagtgcctcttaaggtagaatgcgccagATATATGGACTCTCGCACTTTTGTAGTAcaattctgatctaccacttgtgggagatctttttaaagctctcgggGCATGGAAAGTTTCAAGTGTCTTAGTTCTGtggaaatcaaaattttatttttccctatagagttacAACAGAGATgacggcaattttgaatttcaagtattgaGAAATATTAGGTAATATATTTCTCTAATACTAAATTTACATCgtgacccctggtttttattcttgatttggaaaaataatggttaaaagtttgatagaggaaagtttgagcaaaagtttaagtctttctcttGTGAGGCACGATTAATATatatagcttgtcaacacagcgctgtacatgtaaaatgcattgtaaatTCTAGTCTAGACCAAAATCCACTTgtcaataaaaacaatataGTCTACGCATATGTACAGGTTTACAAGCTCAACATTGTGTATCTCCACATGCTGTTTGGAGTAgatcaagaaactgtagttgacatacaaaacaaaaatggtgaaaaagtcacaaaaagttacagctatataTTGGCCCTTTAAAGTAGAATGGGCCTatgggacagatattaggactctcaaatttttacaatacttttctaatctaccactcatgggggctcattttaaagttcttgggaTAATAATCATAAATCGCATCATAAATCAATACAAATACTATACCTATGTCCTGCACTCATGTTATTCCCACCGTTGTCTTTGCTTCTTTATAGGAGACAGTTTATATCCTGAAAATCCAGACCTTGTCAGCACGGACGTGGAAACAGTTGATGCCACAGGTGATGAAAGTACCAGGCAGTGTGCACATGTGAATCGGATTACCCTTAAATCGGTACAAGCAGGATTCATTATCAAAATTCACTgtaatatccaaccaaaatACGGGCATGTGGCGCCAATTGACTTGTTTGCTGAGACGAGAGCGAGACTGTAAATAACATGAATTTGAATATTGATAATATGAACCCTTACTGATCAAAGTGAATGTCATATTTGTATCAGTGTCAATGGCTCCAATGGAGTTGTCCAATTGAGCGAATTGACTTATgatcacaaacaaaacatttcctTTCTTACTTATGACTTGGAATCAACTCTTcctttgtgaaatatgtaaaGTCTTACACTTTTGCTTCTGTATAGACCTAAACCGAGCACTTTTGAAACAGCGCTTCCTTGTTTATGAATTGAATTTCTACAGCTTATTATGATATAAGTTGCTATTAATGGTGATGCATGTTATTAAACAAATCTACCATAAGAAACAACTTAGCAGCTGACACAAGCCCGCTAAATTTTTCACAGATAATCAAAATTATCTTATTCTACATAGTGTCATAAACGTTTTAAAGACAGGGGTACTTCCATCTGCAATCGTGCATATTGGACCATCTAGACATCTCTTGggcttattttcttttttaacatGATAGACCTGGCTGTTTCGAAATTGGTGACCGCAGCCAAAGCAATGAAGGAATGCAACCAAAGTTTATTTAGTAAAGTCCTGCAGTGATTGGAAAGCTATAAATCTGGCTAACTTAATGAACAAGCATCAAATGCTGAATATGCTTTATATTTTGCATGAAATTCCTCACCAAATTCTGGCAAGGggcaatgtttatcaacaagaaagtcatgcagctgtaGACAAGACGCCCCCTGCCTTTAATATTTACctaataaattttcaagttccaGTATTAAATCTGTGCATCTGTGATAAACTGACTGTTTGCAAACGACGTCagtgttctctcattaatatgcagaaTTAAATATTTGTCAGCAAATTTTAAGTaccttttttgaaattatgcattcaaaaacgacgaaaataaaactttatATGGGCGATGGCAAACATAGTACAATGAACAATAGAAAGACATGTCAAGGGCTCAGAATCTACAGGCTGTATAAAATGCCATACATGCAACAATGACAACTTTTGTCCGCATTTCTAGCAGCAGTGTCCGATGTCGTGCACGTACAACTATACTTAGTAAAAATTTAAAGGGGGagttcaccaaggctgatttttacatatgtgtgaGCTTTGGGTCGCTTATTCCGGAAAAGCCATTTTTGCCGTTTGTATCCCGCgcgatttttttacaaaaaggatAAAAAGTGGCGGAAGTTGAATTTCAGGGCCTTCATCAACTTTGTACTGAATTTTgtatcatgggaaaaaagccaaGCTTGGGGCTTTCACCACGTGATATGGCAGGGACATCTTCTGATGGGTACGGCATTGTCATTCACGTTGACGTTCACACCAGGCTGTGCGTTTTGCATAACTATTGTAGAATGAAGTTTCTATAACACACCAGAGcagtcaatatttttcagcgtattGAGCTTTCAATCTGTCATGGACGACGATCTTCATCAGAATGacaaaaagaaatgaataatttatagttGACCACTAGATGGCGGTGTAATCAACTGATTGTAAATATGGGGTATTTCAAGACCCCATCTTTGTTTATTTGTGGACTGTGACGTCATTAACATTATTAGATATCGTTAGAAAGACTTCTGTtacatttgttttgataaaCGTTTTGTCGCTGTACTTAATTGTACGGTTATTGTAAGCTTACCTCGATTAGTTGATCATCAGGTATCATTTGCCCCTTTCGATAAAAGCTGTTCACATTCTTCAGTCAGTGTGCTTAGTACTTTATTCACGGGGTTTGATAAATCAATTGATATCAACCACAGctttatttcaaatcaaatacccttaaaaataatacatggacaaaccagcaaaaata is a window from the Ptychodera flava strain L36383 chromosome 11, AS_Pfla_20210202, whole genome shotgun sequence genome containing:
- the LOC139143988 gene encoding acyl-coenzyme A diphosphatase NUDT19-like gives rise to the protein MWTSHCQPSQSSYNNIIARWSDMRKCSQKIGRERMVEWRKRVQGDASKFLDLCELLECIPNVMALSEWTNWLAPTSRIKRYNTVFFMCCMDVIPEPDMTPDHQEIVKYEWLSMPKIVELGLSRKILLGEPQKYELGRIFNFKKFSDLSEFVQVRGKKGIECFFPVTLETKDGIMTVLPGDSLYPENPDLVSTDVETVDATGDESTRQCAHVNRITLKSVQAGFIIKIHCNIQPKYGHVAPIDLFAETRARL